The proteins below are encoded in one region of Hordeum vulgare subsp. vulgare chromosome 3H, MorexV3_pseudomolecules_assembly, whole genome shotgun sequence:
- the LOC123445550 gene encoding GPI-anchored protein LLG1-like, with protein sequence MALSGPSPSPLKCYRRLEVFPLPSAPRVPSHLRPTAKKLPLKMKLQQRRAMALTHRFRLLFLAAVLAGLASASASASPSLSVSRNVFPASAGSTGRSLLQNKIGCPVGFESQNYTIITSKCRAPLYPPTECCDAFKKFACPFATYLNNRSTDCAETMLTYIYFHGSYPAGLFSAQCLKGKQGVSCEGIPGIDTGVPSAGRRAHGISRPLIALLCGLGGLLFHWVLPCTSP encoded by the exons ATGGCGCTGTCAGGGCCGTCGCCGTCGCCTTTGAAGTGCTACCGGAGACTAGAGGTCTTCCCATTGCCGTCTGCGCCACGAGTGCCCAGCCATCTTCGCCCAACAGCCAAGAAGCTTCCGCTGAAGATGAAGCTGCAGCAGCGGCGAGCGATGGCTCTGACCCACCGGTTCCGGCTCCTCTTCCTTGCCGCCGTCCTGGCCGGgctcgcctccgcctccgcctccgcgtcGCCCTCCCTGTCTGTGTCTC GCAACGTCTTCCCGGCCAGCGCCGGATCTACGGGGAGGAGCTTGCTTCAGAACAAGATAG GCTGTCCTGTGGGCTTCGAGTCCCAGAACTACACAATCATCACAAGCAAGTGCAGAGCGCCACTGTATCCTCCCACGGAATGCTGTGATGCTTTCAAGAAATTTGCATGCCCATTTGCCACATATCTCAACAACAGGAGCACTGACTGCGCAGAGACAATGTTAACCTACATCTacttccatggctcgtacccagcAGGCCTATTCTCTGCCCAGTGCCTAAAAGGCAAGCAAGGGGTTTCTTGCGAAGGCATCCCAGGGATAGACACCGGCGTGCCAAGTGCCGGGCGACGAGCTCACGGGATTTCGCGCCCTTTGATCGCTCTCTTGTGTGGACTAGGAGGATTGTTGTTCCAT